A part of Lepisosteus oculatus isolate fLepOcu1 chromosome 16, fLepOcu1.hap2, whole genome shotgun sequence genomic DNA contains:
- the LOC107079561 gene encoding uncharacterized protein isoform X2, producing MSGSSDLSMLCSQESWSFPDLEKAFIQDHSLSISALSGLAPRSEIVVEYVEGHAGMLAPQNRSPALLSPSPMLLNVSLAARQPGVTSAPLNSKSSTPCEGQYPKKPTLQSSPELSGSDLSVLPPAAQPPWEISLIRGIQDSPQSPLESSLLDVAESTWSPALKSAPCSFHEGSNLPWGGLPNQANLSTDLHRSWKESTTLGYGHAPSLALPFTEDQWQRYISTTSSGAESKDPGLSG from the exons ATGTCCG GCTCCTCGGACCTGTCCATGCTCTGTAGCCAGGAGAGCTGGTCCTTCCCAGACCTGGAGAAGGCGTTCATCCAGGACCACAGCCTGTCCATCTCGGCTCTGTCCGGCCTGGCTCCCCGCTCGGAGATCGTAGTCGAGTATGTGGAAGGGCATGCTGGGATGCTTGCTCCCCAAAACCGCTCGCCGGCCCTCCTGTCGCCTTCCCCCATGCTCCTGAACGTCTCCCTCGCAGCCCGTCAGCCGGGGGTCACCTCCGCTCCCTTGAACAGCAAGTCTTCCACTCCCTGCGAGGGACAGTACCCCAAAAAGCCCACGCTGCAGAGCTCCCCCGAGCTGTCGGGCTCCGACCTCTCTGTGCTACCACCGGCCGCCCAGCCCCCTTGGGAGATCTCCCTGATCAGAGGCATCCAGGACAGCCCGCAGTCCCCCCTGGAGTCCAGCCTGCTGGACGTGGCCGAATCCACCTGGAGCCCTGCCCTGAAGTCGGCCCCCTGTTCCTTTCACGAGGGCTCGAACTTGCCCTGGGGTGGCCTGCCTAACCAGGCCAACCTCAGCACTGATCTCCACAGGTCCTGGAAGGAGTCGACCACTCTAGGGTATGGCCACGCCCCCTCTCTCGCCCTGCCCTTCACTGAGGACCAGTGGCAGAGGTACATTTCCACCACGTCCTCTGGTGCAGAGAGCAAAGATCCTGGCCTGAGCGGCTAA
- the LOC107079561 gene encoding uncharacterized protein isoform X1: MEDELHRAGSSDLSMLCSQESWSFPDLEKAFIQDHSLSISALSGLAPRSEIVVEYVEGHAGMLAPQNRSPALLSPSPMLLNVSLAARQPGVTSAPLNSKSSTPCEGQYPKKPTLQSSPELSGSDLSVLPPAAQPPWEISLIRGIQDSPQSPLESSLLDVAESTWSPALKSAPCSFHEGSNLPWGGLPNQANLSTDLHRSWKESTTLGYGHAPSLALPFTEDQWQRYISTTSSGAESKDPGLSG; encoded by the exons ATGGAAGATGAGCTTCACCGGGCTG GCTCCTCGGACCTGTCCATGCTCTGTAGCCAGGAGAGCTGGTCCTTCCCAGACCTGGAGAAGGCGTTCATCCAGGACCACAGCCTGTCCATCTCGGCTCTGTCCGGCCTGGCTCCCCGCTCGGAGATCGTAGTCGAGTATGTGGAAGGGCATGCTGGGATGCTTGCTCCCCAAAACCGCTCGCCGGCCCTCCTGTCGCCTTCCCCCATGCTCCTGAACGTCTCCCTCGCAGCCCGTCAGCCGGGGGTCACCTCCGCTCCCTTGAACAGCAAGTCTTCCACTCCCTGCGAGGGACAGTACCCCAAAAAGCCCACGCTGCAGAGCTCCCCCGAGCTGTCGGGCTCCGACCTCTCTGTGCTACCACCGGCCGCCCAGCCCCCTTGGGAGATCTCCCTGATCAGAGGCATCCAGGACAGCCCGCAGTCCCCCCTGGAGTCCAGCCTGCTGGACGTGGCCGAATCCACCTGGAGCCCTGCCCTGAAGTCGGCCCCCTGTTCCTTTCACGAGGGCTCGAACTTGCCCTGGGGTGGCCTGCCTAACCAGGCCAACCTCAGCACTGATCTCCACAGGTCCTGGAAGGAGTCGACCACTCTAGGGTATGGCCACGCCCCCTCTCTCGCCCTGCCCTTCACTGAGGACCAGTGGCAGAGGTACATTTCCACCACGTCCTCTGGTGCAGAGAGCAAAGATCCTGGCCTGAGCGGCTAA